One Pararhizobium sp. IMCC3301 DNA segment encodes these proteins:
- the mutS gene encoding DNA mismatch repair protein MutS: MRTDDSTIDDRPADTGSAAKAAPETEPEPKLTPMMAQFIEIKAANPGSLLFYRMGDFYEMFFDDAEVASRALGITLTKRGKHLGEDIPMCGVPVHAADDYLQKLIAQGHKVAVCEQMEDPAEARKRGTKSVVRRGVVRLVTPGTITEERLLDAGQNSFLAALARSRSSASGFALAWIDLSTGAFFVRPLESIQVAAALARIEPRELILSDALLDDPEITALLDGSATTRSPVPKVFFDGATAESRLCRFFDLQTLDGHGSFERVELSAAAAILSYVEKTQIGARPPLLVPVRESASSGMSIDAATRANLELMQTLSGKRAGSVFDAIDRTVTGAGARLLAMRLASPSTIVATIQARQDALAWALKNPAALSDLRKQLKRLPDMARALSRLMLQRGGPRDLAAIRDGLTGAQALSVGLQGGDGLIETIHQALKAAGTGELAALAAQLTGALAEDLPLLKRDGGFVRSGFAAELDEHRGLRDQSRKIIAGLQSQYAAETGVKSLKIRHNNVLGYFIEVTAQNACALQQDGDQRFIHRQTMANAMRFTTTELSALQSRIAGAADAALQLELKLFEDFLSEVSAAAAPIQILSQHLADLDVICALAILADTQNYCRPEVDESLAFAIEGGRHPVVEQALRRDGSVFVANDCDLTGQSAGQIWLLTGPNMAGKSTFLRQNALIAILAQIGSYVPAAKAHIGIVDALYSRVGASDDLARGRSTFMVEMVETAAILNQAGPRALVILDEIGRGTATYDGLAIAWSAVEHLHAINGSRALFATHYHELTALAQTLERLSNATVRVKEWQGNVVFLHEIVPGAATSSYGIQVAKLAGLPEAALARARDVLQQLEAQERERSKTTLIDDLPLFSVSPQHWPSKAMAARDEQALTALDAADPDDLTPREALEALYQLKKLRQSQ, translated from the coding sequence ATGCGCACTGACGATTCCACCATAGATGACCGCCCGGCAGATACAGGCTCTGCGGCAAAAGCTGCGCCGGAAACGGAGCCTGAGCCCAAACTGACGCCAATGATGGCGCAGTTCATCGAAATCAAGGCGGCCAATCCGGGCTCTCTGCTGTTTTATCGCATGGGCGATTTCTACGAAATGTTCTTCGACGATGCGGAAGTCGCAAGCCGGGCGCTCGGAATCACATTGACCAAACGCGGCAAGCATCTTGGCGAAGACATTCCGATGTGCGGCGTGCCGGTTCACGCCGCTGATGACTATCTGCAGAAACTGATTGCGCAGGGCCATAAAGTGGCCGTGTGCGAACAGATGGAAGATCCGGCGGAAGCCAGGAAACGCGGCACGAAATCGGTTGTCAGACGCGGTGTGGTGCGTCTTGTCACCCCGGGAACCATCACTGAAGAGCGTTTGCTGGATGCCGGCCAGAACAGTTTTCTGGCGGCACTGGCGCGCTCCAGATCCAGCGCGTCCGGCTTTGCTCTGGCATGGATTGATTTGTCCACCGGCGCTTTTTTTGTCCGCCCGCTGGAGTCCATACAGGTCGCGGCGGCTCTGGCGCGGATTGAGCCACGGGAACTGATTCTGTCGGATGCGCTGCTTGATGATCCCGAGATCACCGCACTGCTGGACGGCTCTGCCACGACCCGCAGCCCGGTGCCAAAGGTGTTTTTCGACGGCGCCACCGCGGAAAGCCGGCTTTGCCGGTTCTTTGACCTGCAGACCCTGGACGGCCATGGCAGCTTTGAACGGGTCGAATTGTCCGCCGCCGCAGCGATTCTGTCTTATGTCGAAAAGACCCAGATCGGCGCCCGTCCGCCTTTGCTGGTGCCGGTGCGGGAATCGGCAAGCAGCGGCATGTCGATTGACGCGGCAACGCGGGCCAATCTGGAACTGATGCAGACCCTGTCCGGGAAACGTGCGGGCAGTGTGTTTGATGCCATTGACCGCACCGTCACCGGAGCCGGAGCACGGCTGCTGGCAATGCGCCTCGCATCACCCTCAACCATTGTCGCCACCATCCAGGCGCGGCAGGATGCGCTGGCCTGGGCGCTGAAAAACCCCGCAGCCCTGTCGGATTTGCGCAAACAGCTGAAACGTCTGCCGGATATGGCCCGCGCCCTGTCGCGCCTGATGCTGCAGCGCGGTGGTCCGAGAGATCTGGCAGCCATTCGCGACGGGTTGACCGGGGCCCAGGCCCTGTCCGTCGGGTTGCAAGGTGGCGATGGCCTGATCGAAACCATCCATCAGGCGCTGAAGGCCGCCGGGACCGGCGAACTTGCGGCCCTTGCGGCACAATTGACCGGTGCCCTTGCAGAAGACCTGCCGCTGCTAAAGCGCGATGGCGGGTTTGTCCGCAGCGGCTTTGCTGCAGAGCTGGATGAACATCGCGGCCTGCGCGATCAAAGCCGCAAGATCATTGCCGGTCTGCAAAGCCAGTATGCCGCTGAAACCGGTGTCAAATCCCTCAAAATCCGGCACAATAATGTGCTTGGCTATTTCATTGAAGTGACCGCGCAAAATGCCTGTGCATTGCAGCAGGATGGCGACCAGCGCTTTATTCACCGTCAGACCATGGCGAATGCCATGCGCTTTACCACCACCGAATTGAGTGCGCTGCAAAGCCGCATTGCCGGAGCGGCGGATGCGGCTTTGCAGCTTGAACTTAAACTGTTTGAAGACTTTTTGAGCGAGGTCAGCGCCGCCGCCGCGCCGATCCAGATCCTGTCGCAGCATCTTGCGGATTTGGATGTTATCTGCGCATTGGCAATTCTGGCCGATACGCAGAATTACTGCCGCCCGGAGGTCGATGAAAGTCTGGCCTTTGCCATTGAAGGCGGGCGTCATCCGGTTGTGGAACAGGCGCTGCGCCGGGATGGCAGTGTATTTGTAGCCAATGATTGTGATCTGACCGGCCAATCCGCCGGCCAGATCTGGCTGCTCACCGGTCCCAATATGGCGGGCAAATCCACCTTTTTGCGGCAGAACGCGCTGATTGCCATTCTCGCTCAGATCGGCAGTTATGTGCCGGCGGCCAAGGCCCATATCGGTATTGTCGATGCGCTTTACAGCCGCGTCGGTGCCTCTGATGATCTGGCGCGCGGGCGCTCGACCTTTATGGTCGAAATGGTGGAAACCGCAGCGATTCTCAATCAGGCCGGGCCGCGCGCACTGGTTATTCTCGATGAGATCGGCCGTGGTACGGCGACCTATGACGGGTTGGCGATTGCCTGGTCGGCGGTCGAACATCTTCACGCCATCAACGGCTCGCGGGCGCTGTTTGCCACCCATTATCATGAGCTGACCGCACTGGCGCAGACCCTGGAGCGGCTGTCCAATGCCACGGTGCGCGTCAAGGAATGGCAGGGCAATGTGGTGTTTCTGCATGAAATCGTTCCCGGCGCTGCCACCAGTTCCTATGGCATTCAGGTGGCAAAACTGGCCGGCCTGCCGGAGGCCGCGCTGGCCCGGGCACGCGATGTGCTGCAGCAGCTTGAAGCACAGGAGCGCGAGCGCTCCAAAACCACACTTATCGATGATCTGCCGCTGTTTTCCGTCTCGCCGCAGCACTGGCCGTCCAAAGCCATGGCGGCGCGCGATGAGCAGGCGCTGACCGCCCTTGACGCTGCTGATCCGGATGATCTGACGCCGCGTGAGGCGCTTGAGGCGCTGTATCAGTTGAAAAAGCTGAGGCAGAGCCAGTGA
- the moeB gene encoding molybdopterin-synthase adenylyltransferase MoeB: MTSAPLSPAELERYARHLVLPDIGGPGQQKLKAARVLVVGAGGLGAPVLMYLAAAGIGHLGLVDDDHVSLSNLQRQIIHTTANVGIAKVESAAALLTAINPHPVLECHNTRLDQSNAAELIADCDVVVDGSDNFATRFLVADTCEQLQKTLVTGAVNRFDGSITTLQPFLAGKDGTPNPRYRDLFPEPPDERTVLTCEEAGIMGALTGVIGSLQALEVIKAITGTGQLLVGRHLLFDASSMLFYPVKYARSD; this comes from the coding sequence GTGACGTCCGCGCCATTATCCCCAGCCGAACTGGAGCGCTATGCCCGCCATCTGGTGCTGCCGGACATCGGCGGTCCGGGGCAGCAGAAGCTGAAGGCGGCACGGGTTCTGGTGGTCGGGGCAGGCGGCCTTGGCGCGCCGGTGTTGATGTATCTGGCGGCTGCCGGCATCGGTCATCTCGGCCTGGTCGATGATGATCATGTCAGCCTGTCAAACCTGCAGCGCCAGATTATCCACACCACCGCAAATGTCGGCATCGCCAAGGTGGAGAGCGCGGCCGCGCTGTTGACGGCGATCAACCCGCATCCGGTGCTGGAATGCCACAATACGCGGCTTGATCAAAGCAATGCCGCAGAGCTGATTGCCGATTGTGATGTGGTTGTCGATGGCAGCGATAATTTCGCCACCCGCTTTCTGGTGGCCGACACCTGCGAGCAGTTGCAAAAAACCCTGGTGACCGGCGCGGTCAACCGCTTTGACGGTTCGATCACAACCCTGCAGCCCTTCCTCGCCGGCAAGGACGGCACCCCCAATCCGCGCTACCGCGACCTGTTTCCCGAACCCCCTGACGAGCGCACCGTGCTGACCTGCGAGGAAGCCGGCATCATGGGCGCGCTCACTGGCGTCATCGGCTCACTGCAGGCGCTGGAAGTGATCAAGGCAATCACCGGCACCGGACAGCTGCTGGTCGGCCGCCACCTGTTGTTTGATGCCAGCTCGATGCTGTTTTATCCGGTGAAATACGCCCGCAGCGACTGA
- a CDS encoding NAD(P)/FAD-dependent oxidoreductase, whose product MTSSNKEKTYDLIVIGAGTGGNGVARMAAAEGWNVASVDCLPYGGTCALRGCDPKKMLVAVTEAVDWADNMDGKGFEAQPAVNWPDMIAFKRTFTDAMPPRIEAGLSKAGVTTLHGEARFTGPDSIELNGETLRAKHFHIATGARPMTLKIPGEELLITSTDFLNLPDRPERIAFVGGGFIAMEFAHIAARAGASEVTVLEMMKRPLGNFDPDLVGLLVEATNEMGISLRTEARVLKVERSGEAFLVTFETTAGTEQVSCDLVVHGTGRVPNIDHLNLAAAGVEFGRRGIKVSDYMRTTNSNIFAAGDCADSGPNLTPVSANEGRIAGKNLLAGKDTRAVVYPPIPSVVFTLPQLATVGLSEADATEKGLAFDVHFEKTADWYSSMRVGAKRTAFKVLVEQKTGLILGAHLIGPGAEEQINLFAMAMGAGLTANKIKAMIFAYPSFASDIGSMV is encoded by the coding sequence ATGACATCGTCAAATAAAGAAAAAACCTATGATCTGATTGTGATCGGCGCTGGAACCGGCGGAAACGGTGTCGCCCGGATGGCGGCAGCCGAAGGTTGGAATGTAGCCAGCGTGGACTGTCTGCCTTATGGCGGCACCTGTGCTCTGCGGGGCTGCGATCCCAAGAAGATGCTGGTTGCTGTCACCGAAGCTGTCGATTGGGCCGATAACATGGATGGCAAGGGATTTGAGGCACAGCCGGCGGTCAACTGGCCCGACATGATCGCTTTCAAGCGCACATTCACCGATGCCATGCCGCCGCGCATCGAGGCAGGGCTGAGCAAGGCTGGCGTTACAACCCTGCATGGCGAGGCGCGATTTACTGGCCCGGACAGCATTGAGCTGAATGGAGAAACCCTGCGGGCCAAGCATTTTCACATCGCCACCGGCGCGCGTCCCATGACGCTGAAGATTCCCGGCGAAGAGCTCCTGATCACAAGTACGGACTTTCTGAACCTTCCAGACCGGCCGGAGCGGATAGCCTTTGTCGGTGGCGGTTTTATCGCCATGGAGTTTGCGCATATCGCGGCAAGGGCCGGTGCCAGTGAGGTTACGGTGCTGGAAATGATGAAGCGCCCGCTGGGTAATTTTGATCCGGATCTGGTGGGCCTTCTGGTCGAGGCGACCAACGAGATGGGGATCAGCTTGCGGACAGAGGCCAGGGTGCTAAAGGTCGAGCGGTCTGGGGAAGCCTTCCTGGTCACATTCGAAACAACTGCCGGGACGGAGCAGGTGAGTTGTGATCTCGTGGTGCACGGCACAGGCCGCGTGCCGAATATCGACCATTTGAACCTGGCTGCAGCAGGTGTGGAATTCGGCCGGCGCGGTATCAAGGTCAGCGACTATATGCGAACCACCAATTCGAATATTTTCGCGGCCGGTGACTGTGCCGATAGCGGCCCTAACCTGACGCCGGTCTCGGCGAATGAGGGACGCATAGCCGGTAAAAATCTGCTCGCGGGCAAGGACACAAGGGCGGTGGTTTATCCGCCAATCCCGAGTGTCGTGTTCACCTTGCCGCAACTGGCTACGGTCGGCTTATCGGAAGCTGATGCCACCGAAAAGGGGCTGGCTTTCGATGTCCATTTCGAAAAGACCGCTGATTGGTATTCATCGATGCGGGTCGGCGCCAAACGAACGGCATTCAAAGTTCTGGTGGAACAGAAAACCGGCCTGATTCTGGGCGCGCATCTGATCGGCCCCGGCGCGGAAGAACAGATCAATCTGTTCGCCATGGCAATGGGTGCGGGGCTGACAGCCAACAAGATCAAGGCCATGATCTTTGCCTATCCAAGCTTTGCATCAGACATTGGCTCGATGGTTTAG
- the merA gene encoding mercury(II) reductase: MNDASGTPKISLYDLIVVGAGSAGFSASITAADAGKRVALIGHGTIGGTCVNVGCVPSKAMIRAGEAIHAAHAASRFPGVSGQAKLHDWAALVAAKDELVQTLRQKKYADLLPSYELVDYFDEGAAQLVEGGVKIGSRVIKAPKIIIATGGRPTLPPIKGIEQVPTLDSTSLLELKEKPRSLIFIGGGYIGAELAQMMRRMGVEVTVVCRSRLLPGAEPEVSDALTEIFRAEGIEIHCGVSYDVVSEDADGITLRVKKDGKPLELNAEKLVVTAGRRANTDGMGLEEMGIELDQRGAIIIDDDMQTSRPGVYAAGDVTDRDQFVYMAAYGAKLASRNAVLGETNRYDNATMPWVVFTDSQVAGVGLSEAEARAAGHEVKTSVLTLDNVPRALAARDTRGLIKLVADAKSDLLLGGQIIAPEGSDTIQTLAMALSFGMTTKALGQTIMPYLTTVEGLKLAAQTFDMDVAKLSCCAG, translated from the coding sequence ATGAATGACGCCAGCGGAACGCCGAAAATCAGCCTTTACGATCTGATCGTGGTCGGCGCGGGATCGGCCGGGTTTTCGGCCTCGATCACGGCCGCCGATGCAGGCAAGCGCGTGGCTCTGATTGGTCACGGCACCATTGGCGGCACCTGCGTCAACGTTGGATGTGTGCCGTCCAAGGCGATGATCCGGGCCGGTGAGGCTATCCATGCCGCACATGCGGCATCGCGCTTTCCCGGTGTGAGCGGTCAGGCAAAGCTCCATGACTGGGCGGCGCTTGTTGCTGCCAAGGATGAGCTGGTGCAAACTCTGCGGCAAAAGAAATATGCCGATCTGCTGCCGTCTTACGAGCTTGTCGACTACTTCGACGAGGGCGCCGCACAACTGGTTGAAGGCGGTGTTAAAATCGGCAGTCGTGTCATCAAGGCGCCGAAGATCATCATTGCAACGGGCGGGCGTCCCACCCTGCCGCCGATCAAGGGCATCGAACAGGTGCCCACGCTGGACAGCACCAGTCTGCTTGAGTTGAAGGAAAAGCCCAGGAGCCTGATCTTTATTGGCGGCGGTTATATCGGCGCGGAACTTGCCCAAATGATGCGCCGGATGGGCGTCGAAGTGACTGTAGTGTGCCGCTCACGGCTCCTGCCCGGCGCTGAACCCGAAGTTTCAGATGCGCTGACTGAGATATTTCGCGCTGAAGGCATCGAGATACATTGCGGCGTCAGCTATGACGTAGTCAGTGAGGATGCCGATGGCATCACGCTCCGCGTCAAAAAGGACGGCAAACCTTTGGAATTGAACGCTGAAAAGCTGGTGGTGACCGCTGGCCGGCGCGCCAATACTGATGGTATGGGCCTGGAAGAGATGGGCATTGAACTGGATCAGCGCGGCGCCATCATCATTGATGATGACATGCAGACGTCGCGGCCAGGTGTCTATGCCGCCGGTGATGTGACCGATCGCGATCAGTTCGTCTACATGGCTGCTTACGGGGCCAAGCTGGCATCGCGCAACGCTGTGTTGGGCGAAACCAATCGCTATGACAATGCTACTATGCCCTGGGTGGTGTTTACCGACTCGCAAGTGGCCGGGGTCGGATTGTCCGAGGCTGAAGCGCGAGCCGCGGGCCATGAAGTGAAAACTTCGGTACTGACATTGGACAATGTGCCACGGGCGCTCGCCGCACGCGACACGCGCGGGCTGATCAAACTGGTGGCCGACGCCAAATCTGATCTGCTGCTCGGCGGCCAGATTATCGCACCCGAAGGCTCTGACACCATTCAGACGCTGGCGATGGCCCTGTCATTCGGTATGACGACCAAGGCACTTGGCCAGACCATCATGCCTTATCTGACCACCGTCGAAGGGTTGAAACTGGCAGCGCAAACCTTTGATATGGACGTCGCCAAACTGAGCTGCTGCGCCGGATAG
- the merF gene encoding mercury resistance system transport protein MerF, translating into MNDRTLLRSGLTGAVIAAICCFTPLLVLLVAGAGLSALVGWLDYVLFPLLFASLGVVAQALWLQTGKPGRSPKTLIIVAVVVLSALLFWLEFRFALRLSVAAALAVVVYALWLRRSRATAAAQVTSKHI; encoded by the coding sequence ATGAATGACAGAACTCTCCTGCGCAGCGGCCTGACCGGCGCTGTCATTGCTGCAATTTGCTGTTTCACGCCACTTCTGGTGCTGCTGGTGGCAGGGGCCGGACTGTCAGCCCTTGTCGGATGGCTCGACTATGTGCTGTTCCCGTTGCTGTTTGCCTCACTCGGCGTGGTTGCACAAGCGCTGTGGCTGCAAACTGGCAAGCCGGGGCGCAGTCCGAAAACCCTGATTATCGTGGCTGTTGTGGTGTTGTCGGCACTGCTGTTCTGGCTTGAATTTCGCTTTGCCTTGCGCCTCTCGGTCGCGGCGGCGCTGGCAGTGGTGGTTTATGCGCTCTGGCTGCGGCGGTCGCGGGCAACCGCAGCCGCACAGGTCACTTCCAAACATATTTGA
- a CDS encoding mercuric transporter MerT family protein: protein MSELTTGNSLTELTDNPETDRKGWTATGFSGLGALAMTSCCILPLVLVSFGVGGVWIAQLTALYAYKWYTFAISVAFLSYGFWKAYRPVEALDCQDGSCAKPLNRTLMRAILWSAAFIVAVAMIFPYLTPYILSY from the coding sequence ATGAGCGAATTGACGACCGGTAACAGCCTGACAGAATTGACCGACAACCCTGAAACCGACCGAAAAGGGTGGACGGCTACCGGCTTCAGCGGTCTTGGTGCTTTGGCCATGACATCATGCTGCATCCTGCCTCTGGTTCTGGTCAGCTTTGGTGTCGGCGGCGTCTGGATCGCTCAGTTGACGGCACTTTATGCCTATAAGTGGTACACATTCGCCATCAGCGTGGCGTTTCTGTCTTACGGGTTCTGGAAGGCCTACCGGCCGGTTGAGGCGCTGGACTGCCAGGATGGCAGTTGCGCAAAACCATTAAACCGGACGCTGATGCGCGCGATTTTGTGGTCTGCCGCGTTCATTGTCGCTGTCGCAATGATCTTTCCCTACCTCACCCCCTACATTTTGAGTTATTAG
- a CDS encoding helix-turn-helix domain-containing protein: MKNGNTVVKHLRRSDLARKTGCNLETIRYYETIGVMPEPPRTAKNYRSYDAGHVQRLKFVIRARDLGFSLNEVRGLLALVDGGIQTCAEVQDVALSHLTAIHQKIADLQRIESVLSETVAQCSGRDIPKCAVIDALNDEAA, from the coding sequence GTGAAGAATGGTAACACTGTTGTGAAGCATTTGAGGCGCTCTGATCTGGCGCGGAAAACCGGCTGCAATCTGGAAACGATCCGATACTATGAAACCATTGGTGTCATGCCCGAGCCGCCGCGAACGGCGAAGAATTACCGAAGCTATGATGCCGGGCATGTTCAGCGGTTGAAATTCGTCATTCGGGCGCGGGATCTGGGCTTCTCGCTGAACGAAGTGCGCGGCCTTCTTGCTTTGGTCGACGGCGGCATCCAGACCTGTGCCGAGGTTCAGGATGTCGCGCTGTCGCATTTGACCGCGATCCACCAGAAGATCGCTGATCTTCAGCGTATCGAGAGCGTACTTTCCGAAACGGTCGCACAATGCAGCGGCAGGGATATTCCAAAATGCGCGGTGATTGATGCCCTGAATGACGAAGCTGCATGA
- a CDS encoding SH3 domain-containing protein translates to MSLKVMQLRQTLHKQFRQKILGGFQQALPGCLPKWLPRCLLRGVWLIAALLALSAAGFVQQPAFAQSIGERGIRVGPSGLALPRFVSLKSNQVNVRVGPGREYDIAWIFVKGGLPVEVFQESDNWRRIRDASGNSGWVFHSLLSGRRTALVTPWASAAEPLPLYRERSPGAKLNARLETGVLLSIDECDGVWCRADLRDSSNQSFRGYVQQNKLWGVYPNEEFED, encoded by the coding sequence ATGAGTTTGAAAGTGATGCAATTGCGCCAGACGCTGCATAAGCAGTTTCGGCAGAAAATTCTCGGAGGATTTCAGCAAGCGCTGCCCGGATGCCTGCCCAAATGGCTACCAAGGTGCCTGCTACGCGGTGTGTGGCTAATTGCTGCTCTGCTGGCGCTGAGCGCTGCGGGATTTGTGCAGCAGCCGGCCTTTGCCCAGTCCATTGGTGAGCGCGGAATTCGCGTCGGACCTTCGGGCCTTGCCCTGCCCCGCTTTGTCAGCCTCAAATCCAATCAGGTGAATGTCCGGGTCGGACCCGGCCGGGAATATGATATTGCCTGGATTTTCGTCAAGGGCGGGCTTCCGGTGGAGGTGTTTCAGGAATCCGATAATTGGCGCCGCATCCGTGATGCTTCCGGAAATTCCGGCTGGGTGTTTCACAGTCTTTTATCGGGACGCAGAACCGCGCTGGTCACGCCATGGGCCAGCGCCGCCGAACCCCTGCCGCTCTACCGCGAACGCAGCCCGGGCGCAAAGTTGAATGCCCGGCTGGAAACCGGCGTGCTGCTGAGCATTGATGAGTGCGACGGCGTATGGTGCCGCGCAGATCTGCGGGACAGCAGCAATCAGAGCTTTCGCGGCTATGTGCAGCAGAACAAATTGTGGGGCGTCTACCCCAATGAGGAATTTGAGGATTAG
- a CDS encoding D-glycerate dehydrogenase, with protein MSRSKTLVIVTRKLPEQVETRMRELFNARLNLDDHAMTQAELVEAVKTAEVLVPTVTDRIDAAVLNQAGPQLKIIANFGNGVDNIDVGVAHDKGIVVTNTPNVLTEDTADMTMALILAVPRRLAEGAAILPGGEPWSGWSPTWMTGRRISGKRLGIVGMGRIGQAVARRARAFGLAIHYHNRRPLPSDIEEGLEATYWDSLDQMLARMDIISVNCPHTPGTYHLLSARRLHLMRPEAYVVNTARGEIIDENALITMLEDKKLAGAGLDVFEHEPAVNPKLLKLARANKVVLLPHMGSATIEGRIDMGDKVIVNIRSLLDGHAVPDRILPSMV; from the coding sequence ATGTCGAGATCGAAAACTCTGGTTATTGTCACCCGGAAACTGCCTGAACAGGTCGAAACCCGCATGCGCGAGCTGTTCAATGCCCGCCTTAATCTGGACGATCATGCCATGACTCAGGCAGAACTGGTGGAGGCAGTGAAAACGGCGGAAGTGCTGGTTCCCACTGTGACCGATCGAATCGACGCTGCCGTGCTCAACCAGGCCGGCCCGCAATTGAAGATCATCGCCAATTTTGGCAATGGCGTCGACAATATCGATGTCGGCGTTGCCCATGACAAGGGCATTGTGGTGACGAATACGCCCAATGTGCTGACCGAAGATACGGCCGATATGACGATGGCGCTGATTCTGGCCGTACCGCGCCGGCTCGCCGAAGGGGCGGCCATATTGCCGGGCGGAGAGCCCTGGTCGGGCTGGTCTCCGACGTGGATGACGGGCCGCCGCATTTCAGGCAAGCGTCTGGGCATTGTCGGCATGGGCCGGATCGGTCAGGCCGTGGCCCGCCGTGCAAGAGCGTTCGGACTTGCCATTCACTATCACAACCGCCGGCCGCTGCCCTCTGACATTGAAGAAGGTCTGGAGGCAACCTATTGGGACAGTCTCGACCAGATGCTGGCGCGCATGGATATCATTTCCGTCAATTGCCCGCACACGCCCGGAACCTATCACCTGCTGTCAGCCAGAAGGCTGCATTTGATGCGGCCGGAAGCCTATGTGGTCAACACGGCGCGCGGCGAAATCATCGACGAGAACGCCCTCATCACCATGCTGGAAGACAAGAAACTCGCTGGCGCCGGTCTGGATGTGTTCGAGCATGAACCGGCCGTCAATCCCAAATTGCTGAAGCTTGCCCGTGCCAACAAGGTTGTGCTTTTGCCGCATATGGGATCGGCGACGATCGAGGGCCGCATCGATATGGGTGACAAGGTGATCGTCAACATCAGATCCCTGCTCGACGGCCATGCAGTTCCGGACCGGATTCTTCCCAGCATGGTCTGA
- the coaA gene encoding type I pantothenate kinase, producing MTPAEAATQIGLIASKAADTAPQEGSLSPYRIYDVEHWAKLRADTPMTLSINEIRRMQGLNDPISVEEVELVYLPLARLLFHYVKATQTLFQATAQFLDLKDSKVPFIIGLAGSVSAGKSTTARVLQALLARWPSMPKVDLITTDGFLYPNAVLQAEGLMERKGFPESYDVGALLRFLTDIKAGRKSTTAPLYSHLIYDVVPNETITISNPDILILEGLNVLQVRDLPPGGDSVPFVSDFFDFSIYLDADEAFVQQWYRERFLRLRETAFRDPKSFFRTFAELSEQDALAKADDIWARINRPNLLENILPTRQRADLILRKGADHRIDQVALRRL from the coding sequence ATGACCCCGGCTGAGGCAGCAACACAGATCGGACTAATCGCCAGCAAAGCCGCTGACACGGCGCCGCAGGAAGGTTCCCTGTCGCCCTACCGGATCTATGATGTTGAGCACTGGGCGAAGCTGCGGGCCGATACGCCGATGACGCTGTCGATCAATGAAATCCGCAGAATGCAGGGCCTCAATGACCCGATTTCGGTCGAGGAAGTGGAACTCGTCTATCTGCCGCTGGCGCGATTGTTGTTTCACTACGTCAAGGCAACACAGACTCTGTTTCAGGCAACGGCACAGTTTCTCGATCTGAAAGACAGCAAGGTGCCGTTCATCATCGGGCTGGCCGGGTCGGTCTCGGCCGGCAAATCCACAACGGCACGGGTGCTGCAGGCCCTGCTGGCGCGCTGGCCATCAATGCCAAAGGTCGATCTGATTACCACGGATGGTTTTCTCTACCCCAATGCGGTGTTGCAGGCAGAAGGCCTGATGGAGCGCAAGGGTTTTCCGGAAAGCTATGATGTCGGGGCGCTGCTGCGCTTTCTGACCGACATCAAGGCGGGCCGCAAATCGACCACCGCACCGCTCTATTCACACCTGATCTATGATGTGGTTCCCAATGAAACCATAACGATTTCCAACCCGGATATCCTGATTCTGGAAGGGCTGAATGTGTTGCAGGTTCGTGATCTGCCGCCGGGCGGAGACAGCGTGCCATTCGTGTCGGACTTTTTCGACTTTTCGATTTACCTGGATGCCGATGAAGCCTTTGTCCAGCAATGGTATCGCGAGCGTTTCCTGCGGCTCCGCGAAACCGCGTTCCGCGACCCGAAAAGTTTTTTCAGAACATTTGCCGAATTGTCCGAACAGGACGCGCTGGCCAAGGCCGATGATATCTGGGCGCGCATCAACCGGCCTAACCTTCTGGAAAATATCCTGCCGACGCGGCAGCGCGCCGATCTGATCCTGCGCAAAGGTGCCGATCACAGAATTGACCAGGTCGCATTGCGCCGGCTTTAG
- a CDS encoding phosphoribosyl-ATP diphosphatase: MSNFSLSDLQTIIEERSTAGVEASYTARLLDKGVLKCAEKFGEEAVELALAAVAQEQADVANEAADVLYHLMVVLRARGVELAQIMAILEQRTAQSGLAEKAGRSAPE; encoded by the coding sequence ATGAGCAATTTTTCGCTGAGTGATCTGCAAACCATCATAGAAGAACGCAGCACTGCGGGCGTAGAGGCCTCCTATACGGCGCGGCTGCTCGACAAGGGCGTGCTGAAATGTGCCGAGAAATTTGGCGAAGAGGCTGTTGAACTGGCTCTGGCAGCAGTGGCACAGGAGCAGGCGGATGTGGCCAATGAAGCGGCAGATGTGCTGTATCATCTGATGGTGGTGCTGCGCGCACGCGGTGTGGAACTGGCGCAAATCATGGCTATTCTGGAGCAACGCACCGCTCAATCCGGTCTTGCGGAGAAAGCGGGGCGCAGTGCACCCGAATAA